The Pseudomonas sp. R4-35-07 genome contains a region encoding:
- the leuA gene encoding 2-isopropylmalate synthase — translation MMLKDPSSKYRHFTTVDLPERQWPSVVQAAAPTWCSVDMRDGNQALIEPMNAERKRRFFELLVKVGFKEIEVGFPAASQTDFDYVRELIDSGAIPDDVTIQVMTQARSHLIERTFEALKGAPRAIVHVYNATAPVFREVVFGVDRAGCIDIATQATREIKRHMDNNPDTQWTFQYSPETFCFTELDFALEVCEAVTDAFGPTPSNKMILNLPTTVEVSTANVFADQIEWFCRHFSRRDSVVISVHPHNDRGTGVATAEQACLAGAERVEGTLFGNGERTGNVDILTLAMNLYTSGIDPQLDFSDIIHVQREVEFCNQLPTHPRHPYAGELVFTAFSGSHQDAIKKGFAARQANPNGLWEVPYLPIDPADMGRSYEAVIRVNSQSGKGGVAYLLEQHGIVMPRRLQMEFSSLVQQEADASGQEVSGEMILACFTRHYLDQGQPYTLLQPKLVSEGNVTYLEGTLIGGASPLELSGEGNGPLAALVDAFAQRGIHFDIADYHEHATRDGAQAEALAYVEIRVNNQLLFGAARDGSILLASLKAVTSAVNRASRLGLLSVASAAVPS, via the coding sequence ATGATGCTCAAGGACCCTTCCAGCAAATACCGCCATTTCACTACCGTGGACCTCCCGGAACGCCAATGGCCAAGTGTCGTGCAGGCTGCAGCGCCAACCTGGTGCAGTGTCGACATGCGTGACGGCAACCAGGCATTGATCGAACCCATGAATGCCGAGCGCAAGCGCCGTTTCTTCGAGCTGCTGGTCAAGGTGGGGTTCAAGGAGATCGAGGTAGGCTTTCCTGCCGCTTCCCAGACCGATTTCGATTACGTGCGTGAATTGATCGACAGTGGTGCGATTCCCGACGATGTGACTATCCAAGTGATGACGCAGGCGCGCAGCCATTTGATCGAGCGTACGTTTGAAGCCTTGAAAGGCGCTCCGCGCGCGATCGTGCATGTGTACAACGCCACCGCGCCAGTGTTCCGGGAGGTGGTGTTCGGCGTGGACCGGGCCGGCTGCATCGACATTGCCACCCAGGCAACGCGTGAGATCAAGCGCCACATGGACAACAATCCAGATACGCAGTGGACGTTCCAGTATTCCCCTGAAACCTTCTGCTTCACCGAACTGGACTTTGCGTTGGAGGTCTGCGAAGCGGTGACCGATGCTTTCGGCCCGACCCCGTCGAACAAAATGATCCTGAATCTGCCCACCACTGTGGAGGTCTCCACGGCCAATGTCTTCGCCGATCAGATCGAGTGGTTCTGCCGCCATTTCAGCCGGCGTGACAGCGTAGTCATCAGTGTCCACCCGCATAATGATCGCGGTACCGGGGTCGCTACCGCCGAACAGGCTTGCCTGGCCGGAGCCGAGCGGGTCGAGGGCACGTTGTTCGGCAACGGTGAGCGAACCGGCAATGTGGATATCCTGACGCTGGCAATGAACCTCTACACCAGCGGTATCGACCCGCAACTGGATTTCTCGGACATCATCCACGTGCAGCGTGAAGTCGAGTTCTGCAACCAACTGCCCACGCACCCGCGCCATCCCTACGCCGGGGAGCTGGTGTTCACGGCGTTTTCGGGCTCGCACCAGGATGCGATCAAAAAAGGCTTCGCGGCCCGCCAGGCCAATCCCAATGGGCTGTGGGAAGTGCCGTACTTGCCGATCGATCCCGCCGACATGGGACGCAGCTATGAAGCGGTGATTCGCGTCAACAGCCAGTCGGGCAAAGGTGGCGTGGCGTATCTGCTGGAACAACATGGCATCGTGATGCCACGCCGTTTGCAGATGGAATTCAGCAGTCTGGTGCAGCAGGAAGCCGATGCCTCCGGTCAGGAAGTCAGTGGCGAGATGATCCTGGCCTGCTTTACCCGGCACTACCTCGACCAAGGCCAGCCTTACACTTTGTTGCAGCCCAAACTGGTCAGCGAGGGCAACGTGACTTACCTGGAAGGCACGCTGATCGGCGGCGCGAGCCCCCTTGAACTGAGCGGTGAAGGTAACGGCCCGCTGGCGGCGCTGGTCGACGCATTCGCGCAACGTGGCATCCACTTCGATATCGCCGATTACCACGAACATGCCACCCGTGACGGTGCCCAGGCTGAAGCACTGGCTTATGTGGAGATCCGCGTGAACAACCAGTTGCTGTTCGGTGCCGCCCGCGATGGCAGCATCTTGCTGGCGTCCCTCAAGGCGGTGACGAGTGCCGTCAATCGCGCATCGCGTCTGGGCCTGCTCAGCGTGGCGAGTGCTGCGGTGCCTTCCTGA
- the queE gene encoding 7-carboxy-7-deazaguanine synthase QueE — MQDTLRITEVFYSLQGETRTAGLPTVFVRLTGCPLRCQYCDSAYAFSGGTVRTLDDILQQVASYRPRYVCVTGGEPLAQPNAIPLLKQLCDGGYEVSLETSGALDISAVDPRVSRVVDLKTPDSKEAHRNRYENIDLLTANDQVKFVICSRGDYDWATSKLIQYGLERRAGEVLFSPSHHDLNARELADWIVADNLPVRLQLQLHKYLWNDEPGR, encoded by the coding sequence ATGCAAGACACATTACGTATTACCGAAGTTTTTTACTCGTTACAGGGTGAAACGCGCACCGCAGGGCTGCCTACCGTATTTGTACGGCTCACCGGCTGCCCCTTGCGTTGCCAATACTGTGACAGTGCTTATGCCTTCAGCGGCGGCACTGTGCGCACCCTGGACGACATCCTGCAGCAGGTTGCCAGCTACCGACCGCGCTACGTCTGTGTGACAGGCGGCGAGCCATTGGCGCAACCCAATGCCATCCCCTTGCTCAAGCAGCTGTGTGACGGCGGATACGAGGTTTCGCTGGAAACCAGCGGCGCCTTGGACATCTCCGCGGTAGACCCGCGTGTGAGCCGAGTGGTGGACCTCAAGACCCCCGATTCCAAAGAAGCTCACCGCAACCGCTACGAGAACATCGACTTGCTGACGGCCAACGATCAGGTCAAGTTCGTCATCTGTTCTCGAGGCGATTATGACTGGGCGACGTCCAAGCTGATCCAGTATGGCCTCGAGCGTCGTGCAGGCGAGGTGCTGTTCTCCCCAAGCCATCACGACCTGAACGCCCGTGAATTGGCGGACTGGATCGTTGCGGACAACCTACCAGTGCGCCTGCAGCTGCAGTTGCACAAATACCTGTGGAACGACGAGCCGGGGCGTTGA
- the ybgF gene encoding tol-pal system protein YbgF produces MRTCRRALTVLAFSLAPLAVWAAVPVTDSNSGYNNSGSSYPPAGYGTNGAYAGGAATAAPSAQGELFNQLQRMQDQLAQQQGAIEVLQNQVNQLKQEGLERYQDLDRRIGAGVAPAATPDNSSAGGTPSAAAGGAAAGAAAASQAPAASSEPGDPAKEKLYYDAAFDLIKAKDFDKASQAFTAFLRKYPNSQYAGNAQYWLGEVNLAKGDLQGAGQAFAKVSQLYPKHAKVPDSLYKLADVERRLGHADKVKGILQQVVAQYPGTSAAQLAQRDLQRL; encoded by the coding sequence ATGCGAACGTGCCGTCGTGCTCTAACTGTATTGGCTTTCAGCCTCGCACCGCTTGCGGTGTGGGCTGCGGTTCCTGTAACGGATAGCAACTCTGGCTATAACAATAGCGGCAGCAGTTATCCGCCAGCGGGTTATGGCACGAACGGCGCCTATGCTGGGGGGGCGGCTACGGCCGCGCCTTCGGCACAGGGCGAACTGTTCAACCAGCTGCAACGCATGCAGGATCAATTGGCCCAGCAACAAGGCGCCATTGAAGTTCTGCAGAATCAAGTGAACCAGCTTAAGCAAGAAGGCCTGGAGCGTTACCAGGATCTTGATCGACGTATTGGAGCCGGTGTTGCACCTGCCGCTACTCCTGATAATTCTTCTGCCGGTGGCACGCCCAGTGCTGCCGCCGGTGGCGCAGCAGCGGGAGCCGCGGCAGCCAGCCAGGCCCCGGCTGCCAGCAGTGAACCGGGTGATCCGGCGAAGGAAAAACTGTATTACGATGCAGCCTTCGACCTGATCAAGGCCAAGGACTTCGATAAGGCCAGCCAGGCGTTTACCGCATTCCTGCGCAAGTACCCCAACAGCCAATACGCGGGCAATGCCCAGTACTGGTTGGGTGAGGTCAACCTGGCAAAGGGTGATTTGCAGGGGGCAGGCCAAGCGTTTGCCAAGGTCAGCCAGCTGTACCCCAAGCACGCCAAGGTGCCGGACTCGCTGTACAAACTCGCTGACGTGGAACGCCGCCTAGGCCATGCCGACAAGGTCAAAGGCATTTTGCAGCAGGTCGTCGCCCAGTATCCGGGTACTTCCGCTGCGCAGTTGGCCCAACGGGATTTGCAACGCTTGTAA
- the pal gene encoding peptidoglycan-associated lipoprotein Pal, producing MEMLKFGKFAALALALSVAVGCSSKGGDNAGEGAAVDPNAGYGANTGAVDGSLSEEAALRAITTFYFEYDSSDLKPEAMRALDVHAKDLKANGARVVLEGNTDARGTREYNMALGERRAKAVQRYLVLQGVAPGQLELVSYGKERPVATGNDEQSWAQNRRVELRK from the coding sequence ATGGAAATGCTGAAGTTTGGTAAGTTTGCTGCTCTGGCTCTGGCTCTGTCCGTAGCCGTTGGTTGCTCCTCTAAAGGCGGCGACAATGCCGGTGAAGGCGCAGCTGTTGATCCAAACGCTGGTTACGGCGCTAACACTGGTGCAGTCGACGGCTCCCTGAGCGAAGAAGCTGCTCTGCGCGCGATCACCACTTTCTACTTCGAATACGACAGTTCGGACCTGAAGCCAGAAGCCATGCGCGCTCTGGACGTTCACGCCAAGGACCTGAAAGCTAACGGCGCTCGCGTTGTTCTGGAAGGTAACACTGACGCCCGTGGTACTCGTGAGTACAACATGGCACTGGGCGAGCGTCGTGCGAAAGCCGTTCAGCGCTACCTGGTACTGCAAGGTGTTGCTCCAGGCCAACTGGAACTGGTTTCCTACGGTAAAGAGCGTCCAGTTGCAACTGGCAACGACGAACAGTCGTGGGCTCAGAACCGTCGCGTCGAACTGCGTAAGTAA
- the tolB gene encoding Tol-Pal system beta propeller repeat protein TolB translates to MLVVICCMAGIAAADEKNILVTSGSDRATPIAVVPFGWQGGSVLPDDMAQIVSDDLRNSGYYAPIPKGNMISQPTQASEVIFRDWKAVGAQYLMVGSITPAGGRLQIQYTLFNVATEQQVLTGNVSGTAEQLRDMAHYISDQSFEKLTGIKGAFSTRMLYVTAERFSVDNTRYTLQRSDYDGARAVTLLQSREPILSPRFAPDGKRIAYVSFEQKRPRIFVQHIDTGRREQITNFEGLNGAPAWSPDGSRLAFVLSKDGNPDIYVMNMASRQITRVTSGPGINTEPFWGKDGSTIYFTSDRGGKPQIYKASVGGGGAERVTFIGNYNANPKLSADEKTLVMIHRQDGFTNFRVAAQDLQRGTVKILTDTNLDESATVAPNGTMVIYATRQQGRGVLMLVSINGRVRLPLPTAQGEVREPSWSPYLN, encoded by the coding sequence ATGCTTGTCGTTATTTGCTGCATGGCAGGGATAGCGGCGGCGGATGAAAAGAACATCCTGGTTACCAGCGGCAGCGATCGGGCTACCCCGATCGCGGTAGTGCCGTTCGGCTGGCAGGGCGGCAGCGTGCTGCCGGACGACATGGCCCAGATCGTCAGCGACGACCTGCGCAACTCCGGCTATTACGCGCCGATTCCGAAAGGCAACATGATCAGCCAGCCGACCCAGGCCAGCGAAGTCATCTTCCGCGACTGGAAGGCCGTGGGCGCGCAGTACCTGATGGTCGGCAGCATCACACCGGCCGGTGGTCGCTTGCAGATCCAGTACACGTTGTTCAACGTGGCCACCGAACAGCAGGTCCTGACCGGCAACGTTTCGGGCACCGCCGAGCAACTGCGTGACATGGCCCACTATATTTCGGACCAGTCGTTTGAAAAGCTCACCGGTATCAAGGGTGCGTTCTCCACACGCATGCTGTACGTCACCGCTGAGCGTTTCTCCGTAGACAACACGCGTTACACCCTGCAGCGCTCCGACTATGACGGCGCACGCGCCGTGACCCTGCTGCAATCGCGCGAGCCAATCCTGTCGCCGCGTTTTGCGCCGGACGGCAAGCGTATTGCCTATGTGTCGTTCGAACAGAAGCGTCCGCGTATCTTCGTCCAGCACATCGATACCGGCCGTCGTGAGCAGATCACCAACTTCGAAGGCCTCAACGGTGCACCAGCCTGGTCGCCGGATGGTTCGCGCCTGGCATTTGTGCTGTCCAAGGACGGTAACCCGGACATCTACGTGATGAACATGGCTTCGCGCCAAATCACTCGCGTGACCAGTGGCCCGGGCATCAATACCGAACCGTTCTGGGGTAAGGATGGCTCGACCATCTACTTCACCTCCGACCGTGGCGGCAAGCCTCAAATCTACAAAGCCAGCGTGGGTGGTGGTGGCGCGGAACGCGTGACCTTTATCGGTAACTACAACGCCAACCCCAAGCTTTCGGCCGATGAAAAGACGTTAGTAATGATTCACCGTCAGGATGGTTTCACTAATTTCCGGGTTGCGGCCCAGGATTTGCAGCGCGGAACCGTAAAAATCCTTACAGATACCAACCTTGATGAGTCAGCCACTGTTGCGCCCAACGGCACCATGGTAATCTACGCCACCCGCCAGCAGGGCCGGGGAGTCTTGATGCTCGTGTCCATTAATGGACGCGTAAGGCTCCCGCTTCCTACCGCACAAGGCGAAGTCAGAGAACCATCCTGGTCCCCTTACCTGAACTGA
- the tolA gene encoding cell envelope integrity protein TolA, with amino-acid sequence MQQQREPSASESYFWPGVWAIALHILVFGMLFVSFAMTPDLPPAKPIVQATLYQLKSKSQATTQTNQKIAGEAQKSAARQTEVEQMEQKKVEQEAVKAAAEQKKEEAAQKAEESKKADEAKKADEAKKADEAKKSEKAAEAKKAEEKQLADIAKKKSEEEAKKAAEEEAKKKAAEEAKKKIVEDAKKKAAEDAKKKAEADEAKKKVADEAKKKAAADASKKKAQEAARKSAEEKKAQALADLLSDTPQRQQALADERGDEVAGSFDDLIRARAAEGWTRPPSARKGMTVVLQIGMLPDGTVTSVSVAKSSGDGSFDSSAVAAVKNIGRLTEMQGMKPSDFAPYRSFKMTFTPEDLAL; translated from the coding sequence ATGCAGCAACAGCGAGAGCCGTCCGCCTCGGAAAGCTACTTCTGGCCTGGCGTGTGGGCAATTGCCCTGCACATCCTGGTGTTCGGCATGCTGTTCGTCAGCTTTGCCATGACCCCGGACCTGCCGCCAGCCAAGCCGATCGTGCAGGCGACCCTGTATCAGCTGAAATCGAAAAGTCAGGCCACCACCCAGACCAATCAGAAGATTGCGGGTGAGGCCCAGAAGTCGGCTGCGCGCCAGACCGAAGTCGAGCAGATGGAACAGAAGAAGGTCGAGCAGGAAGCGGTGAAGGCGGCTGCGGAACAAAAGAAAGAAGAGGCGGCTCAAAAGGCCGAGGAATCGAAAAAGGCTGACGAAGCGAAGAAAGCTGACGAGGCGAAAAAGGCTGATGAAGCCAAGAAGTCCGAGAAAGCTGCCGAAGCCAAAAAGGCCGAAGAGAAACAATTGGCTGATATAGCCAAGAAGAAGTCCGAAGAAGAAGCCAAGAAAGCTGCCGAGGAAGAGGCCAAGAAAAAGGCCGCCGAAGAAGCCAAGAAAAAGATCGTCGAAGACGCGAAGAAGAAAGCCGCCGAAGACGCCAAGAAAAAAGCTGAAGCAGACGAGGCGAAAAAGAAAGTCGCCGACGAAGCGAAGAAGAAAGCTGCCGCCGACGCCTCCAAGAAAAAGGCCCAGGAAGCAGCCCGTAAATCCGCCGAAGAGAAAAAGGCCCAGGCCCTGGCAGATTTGCTTTCCGACACGCCGCAGCGTCAGCAAGCCTTGGCCGATGAGCGTGGCGATGAAGTCGCGGGCAGTTTCGACGACCTGATCCGGGCGCGGGCAGCGGAAGGCTGGACACGTCCACCTTCGGCACGTAAAGGCATGACAGTAGTGCTGCAGATCGGCATGTTGCCGGACGGTACGGTGACTTCGGTCAGCGTGGCCAAGTCCAGTGGTGACGGTTCGTTCGACAGTTCGGCGGTTGCCGCAGTCAAGAATATTGGCCGGTTGACCGAGATGCAGGGAATGAAACCAAGCGACTTCGCTCCCTATCGTTCATTCAAGATGACATTCACACCTGAGGATCTAGCCTTGTGA
- the tolR gene encoding protein TolR, with amino-acid sequence MARARKKRKPVAEMNVVPYIDVMLVLLVIFMVTAPMLNQGVKVDLPKVSSEALPQDNNTQVLTISIKADKTYYWNLGSEVDTQKQQDKALTLPAMTDAVTKIIRSGNEGGKHTQVFIRGDKSVDYGSVMGAMGGLQKAGVGNVGLITEAP; translated from the coding sequence ATCGCTCGAGCTCGCAAAAAGCGCAAGCCGGTCGCCGAGATGAACGTAGTGCCCTACATCGACGTGATGCTGGTGCTGCTGGTGATCTTCATGGTGACCGCGCCGATGCTCAACCAGGGCGTGAAGGTTGATCTGCCCAAGGTTTCCAGTGAAGCCCTGCCGCAAGACAACAACACTCAGGTCCTGACCATTTCGATCAAGGCTGACAAGACCTACTACTGGAACCTTGGCAGCGAAGTCGACACGCAGAAGCAGCAGGACAAGGCCCTGACCTTGCCGGCAATGACTGACGCCGTGACCAAGATCATTCGCTCCGGCAACGAAGGCGGCAAGCACACCCAGGTGTTCATTCGCGGTGACAAGTCGGTCGACTATGGCTCCGTCATGGGCGCCATGGGCGGGCTGCAGAAGGCCGGCGTCGGTAACGTTGGCTTGATTACCGAGGCGCCCTGA
- the tolQ gene encoding protein TolQ — protein sequence MEPTVVDHSSMWSLVSNASVVVQLVMLTLVAASVTSWVMIFQRSNLLRAGRRALESFEERFWSGIDLSKLYRQAGSNPDPDSGVEQIFRAGFKEFSRLRQQPGVDPEAVMEGVARAMRVAISREEEKLEQSLPFLATVGSVSPYIGLFGTVWGIMNSFRGLAQAQQATLATVAPGIAEALIATAIGLFAAIPAVIAYNRFAATSETLISRYYTFADEFQAILHRKVHTSEE from the coding sequence GTGGAACCTACCGTCGTCGACCATTCCTCCATGTGGAGCCTGGTCAGCAATGCCAGTGTCGTGGTGCAACTGGTCATGCTGACCCTGGTAGCCGCATCGGTTACCTCTTGGGTCATGATTTTTCAGCGCAGCAACTTGCTGCGTGCCGGTCGACGTGCCCTGGAGAGCTTTGAAGAGCGCTTCTGGTCGGGTATCGACCTGTCCAAGCTGTATCGCCAGGCTGGCAGCAATCCGGACCCGGATTCGGGCGTCGAGCAAATCTTCCGCGCCGGCTTCAAGGAGTTCTCGCGCCTGCGCCAGCAACCGGGCGTTGACCCGGAAGCGGTAATGGAAGGTGTGGCCCGGGCCATGCGCGTCGCCATCTCCCGTGAAGAAGAGAAACTGGAGCAGAGCCTGCCGTTCCTGGCGACTGTGGGCTCCGTCAGCCCGTACATCGGCCTGTTCGGTACCGTATGGGGCATCATGAACTCCTTCCGTGGCCTGGCCCAGGCCCAGCAAGCGACCCTGGCCACCGTGGCCCCGGGCATCGCCGAAGCCCTGATCGCCACCGCGATCGGCCTGTTCGCCGCTATCCCCGCAGTAATTGCCTACAACCGTTTTGCCGCTACCAGCGAAACGTTGATCAGCCGTTACTACACCTTCGCCGATGAATTCCAGGCGATCCTGCACCGTAAAGTGCACACCAGCGAAGAATAA
- the ybgC gene encoding tol-pal system-associated acyl-CoA thioesterase: MRAQNGDQSFAHRCRVYYEDTDAGGIVYYVNYLKFMERARTERLRELGFAQSLLAGEDLLFVVHSSEARYHAPARLDDELLVSAEVIELNRASLRFKQQVRRATDATLLCEGQFLVACVRTNSLKPRAIPETLRAAFAAVSGAGKQSKQEI, from the coding sequence ATGCGCGCGCAAAACGGGGATCAGTCGTTCGCACATCGCTGTCGCGTTTATTACGAGGACACTGATGCCGGCGGCATCGTTTATTACGTCAATTACCTGAAATTCATGGAGCGGGCTCGAACCGAGCGGCTACGGGAGCTGGGCTTTGCCCAATCCTTGCTGGCAGGAGAGGACCTGTTATTCGTCGTGCATTCCAGCGAGGCGCGTTACCACGCACCGGCGCGACTGGACGATGAACTGCTGGTCAGCGCTGAAGTCATCGAATTGAACCGTGCCAGCCTGCGATTCAAACAGCAGGTCAGGCGGGCTACGGATGCAACGCTGCTCTGTGAGGGGCAGTTCCTGGTGGCGTGTGTACGCACCAACAGTTTGAAACCTCGGGCCATTCCCGAAACTCTACGTGCGGCCTTTGCCGCCGTGAGCGGCGCGGGTAAACAATCAAAGCAGGAGATTTAG
- the ruvB gene encoding Holliday junction branch migration DNA helicase RuvB: MIEADRLIAATGPRDREEVQDRAIRPLSLADYIGQPTVREQMELFIQAARGRSESLDHTLIFGPPGLGKTTLANIIAQEMGVSIKSTSGPVLERPGDLAALLTNLEPHDVLFIDEIHRLSPIVEEVLYPAMEDFQLDIMIGEGPAARSIKLDLPPFTLVGATTRAGMLTNPLRDRFGIVQRLEFYSTADLATIVSRSASILGLPLDPEGAFEIARRARGTPRIANRLLRRVRDFAEVRAKGHITKAVADLALNLLDVDEHGFDHQDRRLLLTMIEKFDGGPVGVDSLAAAISEERHTIEDVLEPYLIQQGYIMRTPRGRVVTRHAYLHFGLNIPSRLGEMPVVDEFLDAVDD, encoded by the coding sequence GTGATTGAAGCTGATCGTCTGATCGCGGCCACCGGCCCGCGCGACCGTGAAGAAGTCCAGGACCGCGCCATCCGCCCCTTGAGCCTGGCCGACTACATCGGCCAGCCCACCGTGCGCGAGCAGATGGAACTGTTCATCCAGGCCGCGCGCGGGCGCAGCGAGTCGCTGGATCACACCCTGATCTTCGGCCCGCCGGGCCTGGGTAAAACCACCCTGGCCAATATCATCGCCCAGGAAATGGGCGTGTCGATCAAGTCCACGTCCGGCCCGGTGCTGGAGCGCCCCGGCGACCTCGCCGCGCTGCTGACCAATCTCGAGCCTCACGACGTGCTGTTTATCGACGAGATCCACCGGCTGTCGCCCATCGTCGAGGAAGTACTGTACCCGGCGATGGAGGACTTCCAGCTCGACATCATGATCGGCGAAGGCCCGGCGGCCCGTTCGATCAAACTCGACCTGCCACCGTTCACCCTGGTCGGCGCGACCACCCGTGCCGGCATGCTGACCAACCCGCTGCGAGACCGTTTCGGTATCGTTCAACGTCTTGAGTTCTATAGCACCGCCGACCTTGCGACGATCGTCAGCCGTTCGGCGAGTATCCTCGGCTTGCCGCTGGACCCTGAAGGCGCGTTCGAAATCGCCCGACGCGCGCGCGGTACACCACGGATCGCCAATCGTTTGCTGCGCCGCGTACGCGATTTTGCCGAGGTGCGGGCCAAGGGGCATATCACCAAGGCGGTCGCGGACCTGGCGTTGAACCTGCTGGATGTGGATGAACATGGCTTCGATCATCAGGACCGGCGCCTGCTGCTGACCATGATCGAGAAATTCGACGGTGGCCCGGTGGGCGTGGACAGCCTGGCCGCCGCCATCAGTGAAGAGCGGCACACCATTGAGGATGTGCTGGAACCCTACCTGATCCAGCAGGGCTACATCATGCGCACGCCACGGGGCAGGGTGGTGACGCGCCACGCCTACCTGCACTTCGGGCTAAATATTCCGTCACGATTGGGAGAGATGCCTGTGGTAGACGAATTCCTCGATGCAGTGGACGATTAA
- the ruvA gene encoding Holliday junction branch migration protein RuvA — protein sequence MIGRLRGTLAEKQPPHLILDVNGLGYELEVPMTTLYRLPSVGEPITLHTHLVVREDAQLLYGFIGKRDRDFFRELIRLNGVGPKLALALMSSLEVDELVRAVSAQDTSALTKVPGVGKKTAERLLVELKDRFKAWEVVPSMFALVPNQPDMPATQVASAESDAVSALISLGYKPQEASKAVSAIKDKNLSSEDMIRRALKGMI from the coding sequence GTGATTGGACGCTTGCGCGGCACCCTGGCTGAGAAACAGCCGCCGCACCTGATTCTGGATGTGAATGGATTGGGGTATGAGCTTGAAGTGCCCATGACTACCCTGTATCGCCTGCCGTCGGTCGGCGAGCCGATAACTTTGCACACGCATTTAGTCGTGCGAGAGGACGCGCAACTGCTCTATGGTTTCATTGGCAAGCGCGACCGTGACTTCTTTCGCGAACTGATTCGCCTCAACGGCGTAGGGCCCAAGCTGGCCCTGGCGTTGATGTCGAGCCTGGAAGTGGATGAGCTGGTGCGCGCCGTTTCGGCCCAGGACACCTCGGCGCTGACCAAGGTGCCCGGTGTCGGCAAGAAAACCGCCGAGCGCCTGCTGGTGGAGCTCAAGGACCGTTTCAAGGCCTGGGAAGTGGTGCCGAGCATGTTCGCCCTGGTGCCCAATCAACCGGATATGCCGGCGACTCAGGTTGCCAGTGCCGAAAGCGATGCTGTCAGTGCGTTGATCTCCCTGGGCTACAAGCCGCAGGAGGCCAGCAAAGCGGTGTCGGCCATCAAGGACAAGAACCTGAGCAGCGAAGACATGATCCGCCGAGCCCTGAAGGGAATGATTTAA
- the ruvC gene encoding crossover junction endodeoxyribonuclease RuvC has translation MTLILGIDPGSRITGFGVVQHTPRGCVYVASGCIRTGAGELAERLQIVYRGVREVIQTYGPVTMGIEKVFMAKNADSALKLGQARGAAIVAGAEEGMEIAEYTATQVKQAVVGTGGANKEQVQMMVMHMLKLTSKPQIDASDALAIAICHAHTRSSLLPHGLGAARSRGGRLRL, from the coding sequence ATGACTTTAATCCTAGGTATCGACCCCGGTTCGCGCATTACCGGTTTTGGCGTGGTGCAACACACTCCGCGTGGCTGCGTTTATGTGGCCTCGGGCTGTATTCGCACCGGCGCGGGGGAGTTGGCCGAGCGCCTGCAGATCGTCTATCGCGGCGTGCGTGAAGTCATCCAGACCTACGGCCCGGTGACCATGGGCATCGAAAAAGTCTTCATGGCCAAGAATGCCGACTCGGCGTTGAAGCTCGGCCAGGCCCGTGGCGCGGCCATTGTGGCGGGAGCCGAGGAGGGCATGGAAATCGCCGAATACACCGCGACCCAGGTCAAGCAGGCCGTCGTCGGTACGGGTGGGGCGAATAAAGAACAGGTGCAGATGATGGTCATGCACATGCTCAAGCTCACCTCAAAACCCCAGATCGACGCCTCCGACGCCCTGGCCATTGCCATTTGCCACGCCCACACCCGCTCCAGCCTGCTGCCCCATGGTCTGGGCGCGGCACGCAGTCGTGGCGGACGCCTGCGTCTCTGA